A genomic region of Bernardetia sp. ABR2-2B contains the following coding sequences:
- a CDS encoding choice-of-anchor D domain-containing protein, protein MSSTTTFTSLKQQKPTCFKEPLLKKVKKTYINWKHYFFVLLFMFFTPFGYSATFTVSSLADSGTGSLREAITLANANADADIIEFSVNGIINLATPLPSITRPLTIDGTSTPGYVFETNMIWIRTIGNAIQANSSGVTQLTIKGLDLSNPTTDYSGTGLYIRNASNVLIDELIIKKRGTAILVQNSTDVTITDSKIVDNTVGVRLENLYSGSIPNGISMSGNSIKGSLNNDLYIRNIDNLIISDGTIANTNISFSESLDGNNDFYSYNNYNYGDGSIYIIQCDNIEIRNIDVSSLTERGAGVNISNCQNVLIDNITAKNREAGVAAYNTTDITITNCDFRDNTPSYSYNESAIFLSTILSNTLQGGVLIEDNQFGIENRTTIGRLLYVANSNNIVVSDGTYIGTNIALPSLLEMDFPLSFDNVFALEIHNLTIKSPTLRGTGISIESGGTTQVDNITFENKNIGMYVESSLNTNITCSSFVRNGNAIEISDNSTDVSVENTTFVCNTLAIENAMINSIDAQNNYWGESDGSISASGSGDAYTGLVDATNPLASQNTCAPVVLVSEIEIEGNSLAIPDEDTTPIVGDNTDFGSILFTTGSIEKTFTINNNGDGILNISSISRSGTNAGEFAIGGITFPASVAVGGSATFTVTFDPISVGDRFATISIVSDDCDKSPYTFAVKGKGDPLTTTVTNLDDSGVGSLRQAITNSQINPGADVIDFTVQGIINLTSSLPTINQPLTIDGTTAPSYAVGSPTVTVSINNRIFYVSSVNGFSLLGLNITSNGSVVNEGLYIVNSQNVTIEGNIFQNKTFGLRILNAGVGYSIACNTFKANQYGIYLQSTSSDFASFINNSFYCNTTYAIYNTSGVTIDAENNYWGNSTGSSTDGGVGDAYSGNITATNPLATANACSPTVPLSVINTQGNSITISNGDTTPATTDDTDFGNTLFVGGTVTKTYTIQNTGNAPLVISNIYSSGANSSEFTRGGISLPATIAAAGSTTFTMRFDPLTVGTRTATVNIASNDCDKSPYTFSVKGIGDPLSTVVTNLNNSGAGSLRQAMLNSETNPGADVITFTVQGTISQSFSLPTLTQPTEIDGTSAPGYATGVPSITIARTSTVFTISNASNVELKALDISNPSSNFLGNAIQITNSSRITIDEVIAKKRIRSVSATSVTDLTITNSDFRDSGSSDTNGAITINGLSQSLLSGGILMNDNQFGAENLTPVQVLNIQSANYLRISDGTVGGTNITMDNSGLDMASPFKFDLVNYSRIDKLDFTNSTSSFNGIAINSTNCRDLRINDIIAKKRRIAIKGSDNIDIRITNSDLRDSGSNPSEGAITMNSPFSSSLNGGVYFVDNQFGAEALNPTHTLVMTEASNLIISNSTSGSTNITIDTGGGRVLYPITLNDVDNSTIRNVDLSRGAAGFEGYGIWAYNNCQGLTITNTTIKRRLSALVVEGATDVRVTNNDFRDSGSNRAALVLWDITSSILPGGMLVAANQFGAENQNPARTIHLQRVRDIVISDGTTTGTNINLASGLDVEYPVLLSDVDNVAISELDFSSSVANAGNGIAIYISDVASNSSQNVSVDKVTIANKFYGVYVERSVDISLTCNLFTGNNIGLQVVGNVLIPSTFTTISNNNFGCNTVAINNTTTSNLNAQNNYWGAADGSVTDAGSGDSYLGNVDVSNFLTTASACAKALPVTEINVKGNTLTILDGDITPRTDDGTDFEGIQVTSGVISKTFTIENTGSSPLTVTSISTTGTHASDFTISGVTIPTSVASNSSTTFVVDFDPSALGIRTATVVINNNDCSEGVYDFAIQGEGSLPASITLEAINPTSYCSGTTISVPFNTTGSFGGANTFTAELSDASGNFPAIATATGTSPIALTIPNSATSSSNYVVRVVASNPAIQSANSSAITITQDITNPVITAPAPISVVADAGLCTAVISNLGTPTATDNCNAPTVTNNALANFPLGATTVTWTATDASGNTATATQIVTVIDNQAPLVPALSNVTSECSVTLTAPTTTDNCAGTITGTTTTTFPITTQGTTVVNWNFNDGNGNSSSVSQVVTIADLTPPATPVLADINSECSITPTAPTTTDNCAGTITGTTTTVFPITAQGTTVVTWRFVDANGNSVTADQNVVINDVTPPAVPTLADVNSSCSITPTAPTTTDNCAGTITGTTTTVFPITAQGTTVVTWTFTDANGNSVTADQNVVIDDVTPPVTPVLADVNASCSTIPATPTTTDNCGALVTGTTTTIFPITATTVITWTFTDVSGNSTTADQNVIINDAIAPVVPVLPDFVAECSANPTIPTTTDNCAGTVIGTTTTVFPITTQGAVVVTWTFDDGNGNSVTANQNVIVNDMTPPVVPFLSTLSDACSITPTAPTTTDNCGGTITGTTTTVFPITTQGVTIVTWTFTDTNGNSITANQSVVINDIIPPAVPTLADVTAQCSVTPTAPTTTDNCGATITGTTTTVFPITTQGTTIVTWTFTDANGNTSTADQNVIVDDVTPPAIPFLAILSDACSITPTAPTTTDNCGGTITGTTTTVFPITTQGTTVIDWTFDDGNGNVTIASQNVLIIDITAPVAPVLATLTDVCSVTPTAPTTTDNCSGTITGTTTTVFPITAQGTTTVTWTFDDGNGNTSTANQTIIISDDVEPVLASCPSTLTVSAASGFCEAIATYTIPTATDNCSLVTVTQTAGLPSGSSFPIGATTNTFVAIDAAGNTSTCSFDVVVNSSISAISYSSSAFVEPSPYSSGQLVNTLTISSDDCDVFAGSNGEDFVATGKVTVTNLPAGLTASIIRNSATVLSFNLTGSATAHEYVNSVSDLTVVFEDAAFTNNSATGITGSTRTDLRINFSDTSDGTGGTPTTPSLIAVRDFVATSVSTTQIQLTWTIPTASNATGYDLYRNGELLAELNSSTITSYLDESLVPNTFYSYRIISTRGVEFSDAKQASAYTYPVAPTLVSVNTICGDGVPIIKVDGQGSLFKIYDDLTSGSPIEQATSSSITLPSISQTTTYYISTVSNDLESERVEAQVVVAPTFEAQTIQTGRVISCENSFVLSAQPIQNADSYVWLLGQTEVGTGQTFTVTRSGTYKVRITRGVCQNVSNTVSVTLGFTPTAQIMQGETINICQTGTLNAKSVNANSTYEWFLENQSVGTGISLEVSNAGTYELRVTENGCVASAQIAVTLVTLPQSPIVTTDKTALCTDEKATLSITESENVTYQWLRNGRAITNATSSSYSTSNYGNYSVEIKAESVNGCSVRSEEVTITRIQTPTPRLYKNTEYPELYVDTEGEIVGIVWTLDGTVLEEFADQSTITPNQDGNYVAAVTYSVGCRATTSNVYFRVPDDGIVTGTEDLDNDMFNIYPNPSNTGIFRIHFGTALRENIDVVVFDAIGRVIEKTTFEKGSKDHSLNLSNYAKGVYTIRLQSDGASFARKLIID, encoded by the coding sequence ATGAGTTCTACTACTACTTTTACTTCTTTGAAGCAACAAAAACCTACTTGTTTTAAAGAGCCTTTATTAAAAAAAGTAAAAAAAACATATATAAACTGGAAGCATTATTTCTTTGTTCTCCTCTTTATGTTCTTCACGCCATTTGGGTATTCGGCTACCTTTACTGTAAGTAGCCTAGCTGATTCGGGAACAGGCTCATTGAGAGAAGCTATTACCTTAGCCAATGCAAATGCTGATGCCGATATTATTGAGTTTTCAGTAAATGGAATTATCAATTTAGCTACTCCACTTCCTAGTATTACACGTCCACTTACGATAGATGGTACTTCTACACCAGGTTATGTTTTTGAAACAAATATGATTTGGATAAGGACTATTGGTAATGCTATTCAAGCAAATTCTAGTGGAGTGACTCAATTAACAATTAAAGGACTTGATTTATCAAACCCTACTACAGATTACTCAGGAACGGGTTTATACATACGCAATGCTTCTAATGTTCTTATAGATGAATTGATAATCAAAAAAAGAGGTACTGCTATACTGGTTCAAAATTCTACAGATGTTACTATTACAGATAGTAAGATTGTAGATAACACAGTAGGGGTTCGTCTAGAAAATTTGTATAGTGGTAGCATTCCTAACGGAATAAGTATGAGTGGTAATTCTATCAAGGGGTCACTAAATAACGATTTATATATAAGAAATATAGATAACTTGATAATCTCAGATGGAACAATAGCTAATACAAACATTAGTTTTTCAGAATCATTAGATGGAAATAATGATTTCTATAGTTATAATAATTATAATTATGGAGATGGCTCTATTTACATTATACAATGTGATAATATAGAGATTAGAAACATAGATGTTAGTTCATTGACTGAAAGAGGTGCAGGAGTAAACATATCAAACTGCCAAAACGTACTTATAGATAATATTACAGCAAAGAATAGAGAAGCTGGAGTGGCTGCTTATAACACAACTGATATCACTATTACAAACTGTGATTTTAGAGATAATACACCTAGCTACAGTTATAACGAAAGTGCCATATTTTTATCTACTATTTTGTCCAACACTCTGCAAGGAGGAGTATTAATTGAGGATAATCAGTTTGGAATAGAGAATAGAACTACCATTGGTCGTTTACTCTATGTTGCTAATTCAAACAATATAGTAGTATCTGATGGCACCTATATAGGAACTAATATTGCCCTTCCTAGTCTTTTAGAGATGGATTTTCCTCTTAGTTTCGATAATGTTTTTGCATTAGAAATACACAACCTTACTATAAAGTCTCCTACTCTCAGAGGAACTGGTATCAGTATAGAAAGTGGTGGTACGACCCAAGTAGATAACATTACATTTGAAAATAAGAATATTGGTATGTATGTAGAGTCATCTTTAAACACTAATATTACCTGTAGTTCATTTGTTCGTAATGGAAATGCAATAGAAATAAGTGACAATTCAACAGATGTTTCAGTAGAAAATACAACGTTTGTATGTAATACACTCGCTATAGAGAATGCTATGATAAACTCTATTGATGCACAGAACAACTATTGGGGGGAGTCAGATGGGTCTATAAGTGCTAGTGGAAGTGGAGATGCTTATACTGGCTTGGTAGATGCAACAAATCCTTTAGCTTCTCAAAATACTTGTGCGCCAGTAGTTTTAGTTTCTGAAATAGAAATAGAGGGCAACAGTTTGGCTATTCCTGATGAAGATACTACACCAATAGTTGGAGATAATACAGACTTTGGAAGTATACTTTTTACTACAGGCTCAATAGAAAAAACTTTTACAATCAATAACAATGGAGATGGAATACTAAACATATCCTCTATTAGTAGAAGTGGTACAAATGCAGGTGAATTTGCTATAGGAGGAATTACTTTTCCAGCAAGTGTAGCTGTTGGAGGAAGTGCTACTTTTACAGTTACTTTTGATCCAATAAGTGTAGGAGACCGTTTTGCTACTATAAGTATTGTTAGTGATGATTGTGATAAAAGTCCTTATACATTTGCTGTAAAAGGAAAAGGAGACCCACTTACTACAACAGTAACAAACTTAGATGACTCAGGAGTAGGTTCGTTACGCCAGGCAATTACAAATTCACAAATAAATCCAGGTGCTGATGTTATTGACTTTACTGTACAAGGAATAATTAACCTTACTTCTAGTCTTCCAACGATAAATCAACCTTTAACAATAGATGGAACTACTGCTCCTAGCTATGCAGTAGGTAGCCCTACTGTTACAGTAAGTATTAATAATAGAATTTTTTATGTATCTAGTGTAAATGGGTTTTCATTATTAGGTTTGAATATTACTTCTAATGGTTCTGTAGTGAATGAAGGGCTTTATATAGTAAATTCTCAGAACGTAACTATTGAAGGTAATATATTTCAGAATAAAACATTCGGTCTTCGTATTCTAAATGCAGGTGTTGGTTATTCTATAGCTTGTAATACCTTTAAAGCAAACCAATATGGAATATACTTGCAAAGTACTTCAAGTGATTTTGCCTCTTTTATAAATAATTCATTTTACTGCAACACCACGTATGCCATCTATAATACTTCAGGCGTTACAATAGACGCAGAGAATAATTACTGGGGAAACAGCACAGGCTCTTCAACTGATGGAGGAGTAGGCGATGCTTATTCAGGTAATATTACTGCAACAAATCCATTGGCTACTGCAAATGCTTGTTCGCCTACCGTACCTTTGTCAGTCATAAACACTCAAGGAAATTCTATTACTATATCAAACGGAGATACTACACCAGCTACTACGGACGATACAGATTTTGGCAATACTCTTTTCGTAGGAGGAACAGTAACAAAAACATATACTATACAAAATACAGGAAATGCTCCATTAGTTATTTCAAATATTTATTCTTCAGGAGCAAATTCAAGTGAATTTACTAGAGGTGGCATTTCTTTACCTGCCACTATCGCAGCAGCAGGAAGCACTACTTTTACAATGAGGTTTGACCCTTTAACAGTAGGAACTCGTACAGCAACTGTAAATATTGCTAGTAATGATTGTGATAAGAGTCCTTATACATTTAGCGTAAAAGGTATTGGAGATCCACTTTCTACGGTCGTAACCAATTTAAATAATAGTGGTGCAGGTTCACTTCGCCAAGCAATGCTTAATTCTGAAACAAATCCAGGTGCTGATGTAATTACATTTACAGTACAGGGAACAATTTCTCAATCATTTTCATTACCTACACTTACTCAACCTACAGAAATTGATGGTACTTCTGCACCTGGTTATGCAACAGGAGTTCCAAGTATTACAATTGCTAGAACAAGTACAGTATTTACCATTTCTAATGCAAGTAATGTAGAACTGAAAGCATTAGACATAAGCAATCCATCAAGTAATTTTTTAGGTAATGCTATTCAAATTACGAATTCAAGTAGAATAACAATTGATGAGGTAATTGCAAAAAAACGTATTCGTTCTGTAAGTGCTACTTCTGTTACTGACTTAACGATTACCAATAGTGATTTTAGAGATAGTGGTTCTAGTGATACAAATGGTGCAATCACTATCAATGGTCTTTCTCAAAGTTTACTCTCAGGAGGTATTTTGATGAATGATAATCAATTTGGAGCAGAGAATCTAACACCTGTTCAAGTGCTAAATATTCAAAGTGCAAATTATTTGAGGATTTCTGATGGAACTGTCGGAGGAACAAATATCACAATGGATAATAGTGGATTAGATATGGCAAGTCCATTTAAGTTTGATTTAGTGAACTACTCTCGCATAGACAAATTAGATTTTACAAACTCTACTTCTTCTTTTAATGGAATAGCTATAAATTCTACTAACTGTAGAGATCTTAGAATAAATGATATTATTGCCAAAAAACGTCGTATTGCTATCAAAGGAAGTGATAATATAGATATACGTATCACAAATAGCGATTTGAGAGATAGTGGTTCTAATCCTTCAGAAGGTGCAATTACTATGAACTCTCCTTTTTCAAGTTCTCTTAATGGAGGCGTTTATTTTGTTGATAATCAGTTTGGAGCAGAGGCTTTAAATCCTACTCATACGCTAGTAATGACAGAAGCATCAAATCTTATTATTTCAAACTCAACAAGTGGAAGTACAAATATTACTATTGATACTGGTGGAGGACGAGTTCTTTATCCAATTACTTTAAATGATGTTGATAACTCAACTATCAGAAACGTGGATTTGAGTCGTGGAGCAGCAGGTTTTGAAGGTTATGGAATTTGGGCATATAATAATTGTCAAGGACTTACCATAACAAACACTACTATAAAACGAAGACTTTCAGCTCTTGTAGTGGAAGGTGCTACTGACGTAAGAGTAACAAATAATGACTTTAGAGATAGTGGTTCTAATCGTGCAGCACTTGTTTTGTGGGATATTACTTCAAGTATTCTGCCTGGTGGAATGTTGGTAGCAGCAAATCAGTTTGGTGCAGAAAATCAAAATCCTGCAAGAACAATACATCTTCAACGAGTAAGAGATATTGTTATTTCTGATGGAACAACAACAGGAACAAACATAAACCTTGCTAGTGGTTTGGATGTAGAATATCCTGTGCTGCTAAGTGATGTAGATAATGTAGCTATTAGTGAGCTAGACTTTTCTTCTTCAGTAGCCAATGCTGGAAACGGAATAGCAATCTATATTAGTGATGTGGCTAGTAATAGCTCTCAAAATGTTTCAGTAGATAAAGTAACGATTGCAAACAAATTTTATGGAGTTTATGTAGAGCGTTCTGTTGATATTTCACTTACTTGTAATCTATTTACAGGAAATAATATTGGACTTCAAGTAGTAGGTAACGTACTTATTCCTTCTACATTCACTACTATTAGTAATAATAACTTTGGCTGTAATACAGTTGCTATCAATAATACAACTACAAGTAATCTGAATGCACAAAACAATTATTGGGGTGCTGCTGACGGTTCAGTTACGGATGCTGGTTCAGGAGACTCTTATTTAGGAAATGTAGATGTAAGCAACTTTCTAACGACAGCTAGTGCTTGTGCAAAAGCATTACCTGTAACAGAAATTAATGTAAAAGGAAATACACTTACTATATTAGATGGAGACATAACTCCACGTACAGATGACGGAACAGACTTTGAAGGAATACAAGTAACTTCTGGAGTAATTTCTAAAACTTTTACTATCGAAAACACAGGCTCTAGTCCTTTGACAGTAACTTCTATTTCTACAACAGGAACACATGCTTCTGATTTTACGATTAGTGGAGTTACAATTCCTACAAGTGTTGCTTCAAATAGTAGTACAACTTTTGTTGTTGATTTTGACCCTTCTGCATTAGGAATCAGAACAGCGACAGTAGTCATCAATAACAATGATTGTAGTGAAGGAGTTTATGATTTTGCTATTCAAGGTGAAGGTTCTCTTCCAGCTTCTATTACTTTGGAAGCAATCAATCCTACTTCATATTGTTCTGGAACTACAATTAGTGTTCCTTTCAATACGACAGGGAGTTTTGGAGGAGCAAATACATTTACAGCAGAACTTTCAGATGCTTCTGGTAATTTCCCTGCCATTGCAACGGCAACAGGAACAAGTCCAATTGCTTTAACTATTCCAAATTCAGCAACTAGTTCTAGCAATTATGTAGTTCGTGTAGTGGCTTCAAACCCAGCTATACAAAGTGCAAATAGTTCAGCAATTACAATTACTCAAGATATAACAAATCCTGTTATTACAGCACCTGCTCCTATTTCAGTTGTTGCTGATGCAGGACTTTGTACGGCAGTAATATCTAATTTAGGAACTCCAACAGCAACAGATAATTGTAACGCACCAACAGTTACAAATAATGCCCTTGCAAACTTTCCTTTAGGAGCAACTACCGTAACTTGGACAGCAACTGATGCAAGTGGGAACACAGCAACAGCTACTCAAATCGTAACAGTTATAGATAATCAAGCTCCTTTAGTTCCTGCATTATCAAATGTAACCAGCGAATGTTCGGTAACACTTACAGCACCAACCACAACAGATAATTGTGCAGGTACAATCACAGGAACGACAACCACAACATTCCCAATTACAACACAAGGAACAACAGTTGTGAATTGGAACTTTAATGATGGAAATGGAAATAGTTCATCGGTAAGTCAAGTAGTAACGATTGCAGATTTGACTCCACCAGCAACTCCTGTTTTAGCAGATATAAATAGTGAGTGTTCTATTACTCCTACTGCACCAACAACTACTGATAACTGTGCAGGAACAATTACAGGAACAACAACTACTGTCTTTCCAATTACAGCACAAGGAACAACCGTTGTTACTTGGAGATTTGTAGATGCAAATGGAAATTCTGTTACAGCAGACCAAAATGTAGTTATCAATGATGTAACGCCACCAGCAGTTCCAACTTTGGCAGACGTAAACTCATCTTGTTCTATTACTCCTACTGCACCAACAACTACTGATAACTGTGCAGGAACAATTACAGGAACAACAACAACCGTATTTCCAATTACAGCACAAGGAACGACTGTTGTAACTTGGACATTTACCGATGCAAATGGAAACTCTGTTACAGCAGACCAAAATGTAGTTATCGATGACGTAACACCACCAGTAACACCAGTTTTGGCAGATGTAAATGCTTCTTGTTCGACGATACCAGCAACACCAACCACAACAGATAATTGTGGCGCACTAGTTACAGGAACAACAACAACTATTTTCCCAATTACAGCAACAACTGTAATTACTTGGACATTTACAGATGTTAGTGGAAACTCTACGACAGCAGATCAAAACGTAATTATTAATGATGCAATTGCTCCAGTAGTTCCAGTTTTACCTGATTTTGTAGCAGAGTGTTCTGCAAACCCAACAATACCAACAACAACAGATAATTGTGCAGGTACAGTAATAGGAACAACAACAACTGTATTCCCAATTACAACACAAGGAGCAGTAGTAGTTACTTGGACATTTGATGATGGAAATGGAAATTCTGTTACAGCAAATCAAAATGTAATTGTAAATGATATGACACCTCCAGTAGTTCCTTTCTTATCTACTCTTTCTGATGCTTGTTCGATTACGCCAACAGCACCAACAACAACAGATAACTGTGGTGGGACAATTACAGGAACAACAACAACTGTATTTCCAATTACAACCCAAGGCGTAACAATAGTAACTTGGACGTTTACGGATACAAATGGAAATTCTATTACAGCAAATCAAAGTGTCGTTATCAATGACATCATACCACCTGCTGTTCCAACATTAGCAGATGTAACGGCTCAATGTTCAGTTACTCCAACTGCGCCAACCACGACAGATAATTGTGGTGCAACAATTACAGGAACAACAACTACTGTATTTCCAATTACAACTCAAGGAACAACCATAGTAACTTGGACATTTACAGATGCAAATGGAAATACAAGTACAGCAGACCAAAATGTAATTGTTGATGACGTTACGCCTCCAGCAATTCCTTTCTTAGCTATTCTTTCTGATGCTTGTTCAATTACACCAACAGCACCGACAACAACTGATAACTGTGGTGGAACAATTACAGGAACAACAACAACTGTATTTCCTATCACAACGCAAGGAACAACAGTTATAGATTGGACGTTTGATGATGGGAATGGAAATGTTACGATAGCAAGTCAGAATGTACTTATTATTGATATTACTGCTCCAGTAGCTCCAGTATTAGCTACGCTTACTGATGTTTGTTCAGTTACGCCAACAGCACCAACCACAACTGATAATTGTAGTGGAACAATTACAGGAACAACAACTACTGTTTTCCCAATTACAGCACAAGGAACAACGACTGTTACTTGGACGTTTGATGATGGAAATGGAAACACAAGCACGGCAAATCAAACTATCATTATTAGTGATGATGTTGAGCCAGTTCTTGCTTCTTGTCCTTCAACGCTTACTGTTTCGGCAGCATCTGGTTTTTGTGAAGCAATAGCAACCTATACTATTCCAACAGCAACAGATAACTGTTCTTTGGTTACAGTAACACAAACAGCAGGTTTGCCTTCTGGTAGTTCCTTCCCAATCGGAGCAACTACAAATACATTTGTAGCAATAGATGCAGCAGGAAATACTTCTACTTGTTCGTTTGATGTAGTAGTTAATTCTTCTATATCAGCTATCTCTTACTCATCAAGTGCCTTTGTAGAACCAAGTCCGTATAGTTCTGGTCAGTTAGTAAATACACTCACTATTTCTAGTGATGATTGTGATGTTTTTGCAGGGTCAAACGGAGAGGATTTTGTAGCAACAGGAAAAGTGACAGTTACTAATCTACCAGCAGGTCTTACAGCTTCAATTATCAGAAATAGCGCAACGGTACTTTCTTTCAATTTAACAGGTAGTGCAACTGCTCACGAATATGTAAATTCAGTTTCAGACCTAACAGTTGTTTTTGAAGATGCTGCATTTACAAATAACTCGGCAACAGGTATTACAGGTTCTACCCGTACTGATTTGAGAATTAATTTTAGTGATACTTCAGACGGAACAGGAGGTACGCCTACCACTCCTTCTTTAATCGCTGTTAGAGATTTTGTAGCAACATCAGTTTCTACTACTCAAATTCAACTTACTTGGACTATTCCTACGGCTAGTAATGCAACAGGATATGACCTTTACAGAAATGGCGAATTACTTGCAGAATTGAATAGTTCAACAATAACTAGTTATTTAGATGAAAGTCTTGTTCCTAATACGTTTTATTCATATAGAATAATTTCAACACGAGGAGTAGAGTTTTCAGATGCAAAACAAGCAAGTGCATATACTTACCCAGTTGCACCTACTTTAGTGTCTGTAAATACTATTTGTGGAGATGGAGTTCCAATTATTAAAGTAGATGGACAAGGAAGTTTATTCAAAATATATGATGATTTGACAAGTGGAAGCCCAATAGAACAGGCAACTTCTTCATCAATTACTCTGCCTTCAATTTCTCAAACAACAACCTATTATATCAGTACAGTAAGTAATGATTTGGAAAGTGAAAGAGTAGAAGCGCAAGTAGTAGTAGCTCCAACATTTGAAGCACAAACTATCCAAACAGGAAGAGTTATTTCTTGTGAAAATAGCTTTGTATTATCTGCACAACCAATTCAAAATGCAGATTCGTACGTATGGCTTCTAGGACAAACAGAAGTAGGAACAGGACAAACATTTACTGTTACTCGTTCAGGGACATACAAAGTTCGTATCACTCGTGGAGTTTGTCAGAATGTTTCTAATACAGTAAGTGTTACGTTAGGTTTCACTCCGACAGCACAAATTATGCAAGGAGAAACTATTAACATTTGTCAGACAGGAACACTGAATGCAAAAAGTGTAAATGCAAACTCTACTTACGAATGGTTCTTAGAAAATCAATCTGTTGGAACAGGCATTTCTTTAGAGGTTAGCAATGCAGGAACATATGAATTGAGAGTAACAGAAAATGGCTGTGTAGCTTCGGCTCAAATTGCAGTAACTTTAGTAACTCTTCCTCAAAGTCCTATTGTTACGACAGATAAAACAGCCCTTTGTACAGATGAAAAAGCAACTTTATCTATTACAGAATCTGAAAATGTTACGTATCAATGGTTACGAAACGGAAGAGCAATAACAAATGCAACATCTAGTTCTTATTCTACTTCAAATTATGGAAACTATTCAGTAGAAATAAAAGCAGAGAGTGTAAATGGTTGTAGTGTTCGTTCAGAAGAAGTAACAATTACAAGAATCCAAACACCAACTCCTAGACTTTACAAAAACACAGAATATCCTGAATTGTATGTAGATACAGAAGGAGAAATTGTAGGAATTGTATGGACATTAGATGGAACTGTTCTTGAAGAATTTGCAGACCAAAGCACAATTACTCCAAATCAAGATGGAAACTATGTAGCAGCCGTAACTTACTCTGTTGGATGTAGAGCAACTACTAGCAATGTATATTTCCGTGTTCCTGATGATGGAATCGTTACAGGAACTGAAGATTTGGATAACGATATGTTCAACATCTATCCAAACCCAAGTAATACTGGTATTTTCCGTATTCATTTCGGAACTGCTTTGAGAGAAAATATAGATGTTGTAGTATTTGATGCAATTGGTAGAGTGATTGAAAAAACCACTTTTGAAAAGGGTTCGAAAGACCACTCCCTCAATTTAAGTAACTATGCTAAAGGTGTTTATACAATTAGGTTACAATCTGACGGAGCTTCATTTGCTCGTAAATTGATTATAGATTAA